A window of Fusarium oxysporum Fo47 chromosome II, complete sequence genomic DNA:
TGTTGATTGGATCTCTAGTGAAACAGGTTGCAACCTCTATAGTTTGACATGCCGCTATTCTTCGGACAGCGTATTCGTGCCCATCACATTCGGCCTTGGAAGTAACCGAGACATTAATACTATATGCTTAACAGACGCTACAGTTTAAATTACAGCAGCGCCACGTTGTAGTGGCCGGATCTCGGCAGTTCGGTGAAAGATGGAGACACCAACTACGGCTTGCAAGTCCTTAGTTACACGTAGAATTCCGTTTCATTAAACTCGACTGGCAGGTGATATAGGGTTGGTTCTCTATTACTTATCCCTTGGCACATTCTGCCATCACATCCCTTGGACCCCACGTCTCAGAACAGTGAAGGTGGCACCCTAAACCTTTATCATTTCTGAATTGCCATTTGCAGATGCCCTGCGACTTCTGACCCTTGTTGGATGCCATTGCTTTTCGTGTTCGAATGACTAAACTTCCTGTGTAGCTACTGTGACCACGAACATATACTGTCGTGTGACATTAAATCGACCAATTAACCAGATCATGCGCCGATGCAGGGTCAAAGGACAGCTTCTGAATGGCTCTGTTGGTGATAGAACTGAATCACGCTTCACAAAAACATTACTACGATCACAAGTATTACATTGTATCACTTGCGGGACGATGAGGCAGCTCGACTGTACTGTAGAAGGCTTTGTTCAATCAAGCAATCAATATCAAGAGTACTTCTCTTTGGCCGGAGATCACACCTAACGTTACATATCCCTGATAATGTGACTTGTAAGTAGTTGCCTATGACCCCATTCCTATGTCTTCTTGAGGCCATACATCCAAGCTACCTATCGTGCCCAAAGGCATGTCCAGCTTGGCAGAGCTCTTTGGTGGATGCCCAAGTCACGTTTCCAAGAGGTTCAAGGTGTGTAACACAGAGACTATTGAAATGAACAACTGAGAAAAAGTCCCCCCTTGGTGTAACCGGACAGAAATAAGATGATCCGTAAACTTCCCCTCGCCACCAATGATATCTCGTTTGTGGATCACCTTTCAGCTGCAAAGTCCTCAGCTTGTGTCCTCCCTTGCATGAAATTTCCAGCCTCATGCAGTCTTCTCCAGATCGGGCGACTCCAGAGGAACAGATCATATTTCATGAGTGAAACTCCTTTGCGCCTCCATTGCACAGACTCGAAAGTCGATGTGAAGTCTGAGACATGATCGATCAGGATCGAGAGTCAAAAACGTTGAACTGTCAGATCATACCATCTCGGCAGATCTAACGATTGAGTCAAAACTAGGGTTAGCAGTATTTTTGCTAGTAATTCCGAGTCAAATGTCTCATGTATACGTCTGCGATGTGAAGAGAGCAAGCCAACGGCATTGGAGCTGGATCCCTCTGGGCAATCAATCAAATTGAGCTGAAAGAAGTCAGGTGGCAGAAACAGGGTCAATAATGGAGAGAgaacaaaaacaaaaaacaaaaacaaacTGATCGTGCGTCATCCGGAATTCGAATCCGAGCCTCAACTTTTCTCAATGGAAGAGTTGAATCCTAACCCCTAGACCAATGACGCTTGATGATTTGATGAGTCAGCGAGATACCAAACCGTTCTATAATCACCAGATTCTCTCAAGCACCTTTCATTATTCGTGAATGGTATTATACAACTCCACATATGTCAAGCTTGACGAGAGTAAAGTCCAGGTTTCTTCTATATACGTAGATCAAAGATAGATCCCCCTTCTATGCCTTTGAATCTGAGTTCATGTTATACTTATAATGCCATCCCTCACTCTTCATATCCATTCTGATCTTGTACGTCTCTTCCGCAACTCTCAAAACATCCAAATCCACATCGAtgatctccatcttctcctcaccaaCCTCAATTCTTCCCAATGCTCCCAGAATCGGCATATTCACACAACTTAGTCCTCCAGCATTGCAAAACACAATCGCAGCCGTATTCTCAAAGGCTCGCGCTGTAAGTGTACAATTCAAGAAGATCCGTTCAGAATCAGGGTTGAGACCAGCTCCCTCTGCGCCGTTATCATCCATAAACCAGTATGATGGTATGAGTATGATATCAGCACCATCGTTGACGAGCGCTTTGAACGCTTCGGGAAATGCTAAATCCCAGCATATCACCATACCAGCGCGTACTGGTCTTCCATCGGCGTGTTTGAGCGGCGTGTCGAATGCGGTATGAGGCGTATGCGTTGAAGAAGTTAAATGCGGACGCTCTGGGTGCCAaaggttcttcttctggtaaGATCCACAAATCTCACCTGTTCCTGCGGCAAGGAAGTAGGCCATGTTGCGGAGTTCTTCATCTTTAGAATCGGGAACTGCATAGACTTCGCAGATTGTGCCGGGAACGATGCTCATGTTGAGCTCTTTAGCTAGAGCTTGGTATTTTGAGAGATATCCTGTTGATGTCTTGCTCGCGGAGATGAAATCGGGATGTTCGGGGACCCATGATGTCAAATGGAATTCAGGGAGAATTGCAATATCGCATCCCTTTGAAGCGGCTGAGCGAAGATAACTTTCTGCTTTTGCAAAGTTCTCTGCGACAACGATGGCCTGAGAATGTGTAAGTCAATGACATCAATACAGACAGTTACAGTAATGACGTCCAGAAACTAACCTTGGGCTCAAATTGAATTACAGCAACTTTATAAACCGGCGCCATTTTGAATGCAACGTACTGTTGGTTACCGAAGGAAATTGTCAAAAATGAACAGAAATGTCTTGCATATCTGGGGAAACCTCAATGCAATGCGGAGTATAAAATATCGGCCGTCGGCGTGATGCGCAGCATTTCTCCACTGTTAGCATCGGGCATACATTTCTCTAAATGGCAAAGGCTTTGTCAATGATCATTCGTCACAGGCCAATCATTATCACGGATCGAGTTCCTTGCTTGGCCGTTCGCCACTTGCGCCAACTTTGTGAGTTCCTTGTGTATTGATTACCCGATATGGATTTGGTCGCTGATTGACAGGTGTCACCTCGTGTTCATGTTGACGTCGCGTAATGCGAATGATTGCCCAAAAGTGTTTTTGTTATATCCGTAGCGAATCATAATTCGCGAATGACAGGGACTTGAAAGCTAAGGAAAGCCGCTGAGATTACCCCTCAGTATCTCATTTGGTACGCCAGGTGGCGCAGGTCCAGAGGGTCCATCGAAAGGACAGAACAAAACGCTGCCCTCAGCCGTATTCTGTTGTCCCAAAAGCGGCCCTTTTGCAATTCCCTCCCCCATAAGATCTTGGACCTTATCAACGGCAGATGCATCAATCCCGGTCTTCCGTAATTCATGCGCCATTTGTATGGCTGCAGATGCAGTAACAGGGTTCTCACGCCCAATCGTGATCATGAGCTCCATAAGCGCTGTCATTTTCATCTCGCTGGTGCTATTTTGTGCGGACACATAATCTTCTAGAAACACATATGTCGCCATATATGCTGCGAATGTAACGAGGGGGTTGCCGAACATGGCTGTCACGTCGGGCTGTGAAGCGATGATATTAAATATCGCGTCGGCAGAAGGGACGAGACGCGCCTGTGTGTTAGATAGTACGTCAGCCGAGATGTTGTGCTTCTTGGCCTGAACAGCACCAACGCGGTGGATGCATATCGACGCGGTGTGAAGCTGGAGGTTTATGGTGGTGGCTTCTTGGGTATGTGACCCGCGGAGCGTTTCGGGGAGCGCGATGAACGCTGTTGCGAGACTTGTGTCGAGATCGCGATGACGTTTCCAGAACTGACTGTTTTGGATATCTGTTAGGTCAGAGgcttgatggtcttggtaAGTATGGTCGAGACATTCGTGGAATAGATGAGTCGTGGTGATGCGATATGCGAATGATGAGCAGAGAGAGTTGTCACCACCGAGAACTTGGGGCAGTGAGGTTGACGGTTCTTCCATGCCAAGTTGAAAGGCTTCATCCGAGGCTGGCAATAATGTGTTGATCTGCAAGGTGTCAGTCACGTATCTTCTCAGCTCTTATAGATCATACCTTGTTGACGTCCATCAGACTTGGCCATCCCGTAGTGCCGCTCGTATGCTTATCACTGCAAAAGACAGCCCATAACGTCCTCCGTCTCTCTTCCAGCTCACACCAGTCCTTGGGTTCTGGAAGCGTTGCATTTCGTCTCCAGTCATTCTTACCATCGAGTTGATGGAGGCCGAGAATCTGTGACAGACGAACAGACTTTGATGTACTCATAGATGATCTGGAGAACCACATATTTTGCACTTCGAAATGGGCCATAAGGACGCAGCATTGTGTATGGGCGAGAGTGACGAAATACTCTCCATCACCCTGATGTTGTTAATTGACGTGGTGTACATTTAACGATTAACTAACCTTTtgctcatcagcttcaagaTAATGCCTCGCTCTTCGATAGAAGGGATCTGCCAGGTGCTTATGAGGCTGTGAAACAAGCGCAGCTAGCGCCATGATTATATACTGAAGACACATGGGTGGTTGCATATGAGGCGGAAGATACAGCGACGCAAGATATCGCGAAGGGTGAATGTACTGCGCATCGCAATGAACCTTTGTGAAGAAGACATTCGTCCTACAAAATGTCAGATCTTAAGTTCGATGCTCAGTAATACACACTTACAACTCCTCAATAATTTCTTGCGGTGGGAGTTGTTCATATCTCCCCGTCTCAGTGAGTTGATTCTCCGACGGTTCAAAGGGTCTAAACGATTGGTATCCCTCCTCCTGCGTCGCTTTGAGCCGATACTCGAGATCAACTACCCGTCTTagcaaacatcaacaacttcgCTATTGACTTACCCAATCGCGACTCGAGTTCTTTGACTCGTGGTCGCGTGGCTGTTATAACAGGCTTCTTGCGCGAAGAGGGATATTGGCATTTTGTCCCAGTGGCGGAACAGCGGCTGCATCTGGGGCTGAGGCGATCGCATTTTAGTTTACGGTTACGGCACTGATAGCACGAAAATGGCATGAGGGTATCCTCTGGGGGATTCGAGGAGGACGAAGCCATTTTCTTTTAGAGTTGGCGAGAGCTCGGTCAAGTTATTTTTGGAGTTGGAGATTACGTGATGGATTAGTTACCTGCGTGATCATCCTTCGCCTCTGCGGTAGGGCTGTAATATAGTGGGTCTCGTCGTTCGTGATTTGCTGCGTATCGCTGATGACTGTATCGCGATAGGAGGATTTCTGCTGACCTATACAACACCTCATCAATAAGTCAGAAGAGGAAATATTTGAACAAGATATCACGAAGAGCCCCCTTCAAAAATACCAAGCTGAAAACTAATGAGTATGCCCGAAGTTATTATGCCCGATCGAAAAAGCTATGGCTTCTTAACTCAAGGTTCTCAATAAAACCTAAGTTCTTGGGGATAAGTCTGCCAAACAATGTAGTCAGATGCTACGATTAGAAATTGACTTTGAAGTGGCAATTGGAGGAGCTGCGAACACAAA
This region includes:
- a CDS encoding carbon-nitrogen hydrolase, which gives rise to MAPVYKVAVIQFEPKAIVVAENFAKAESYLRSAASKGCDIAILPEFHLTSWVPEHPDFISASKTSTGYLSKYQALAKELNMSIVPGTICEVYAVPDSKDEELRNMAYFLAAGTGEICGSYQKKNLWHPERPHLTSSTHTPHTAFDTPLKHADGRPVRAGMVICWDLAFPEAFKALVNDGADIILIPSYWFMDDNGAEGAGLNPDSERIFLNCTLTARAFENTAAIVFCNAGGLSCVNMPILGALGRIEVGEEKMEIIDVDLDVLRVAEETYKIRMDMKSEGWHYKYNMNSDSKA